The Phaseolus vulgaris cultivar G19833 chromosome 5, P. vulgaris v2.0, whole genome shotgun sequence genomic interval CCATGCAAGACAATGCAAAGATGGCTTCCGGTGATCAGTCCAAACATAAATCCGCAATTGACCAGGCCTCACATGCTTTTCTATTTGTGTTTTCCAATGATCAACCAAGTTTGCAGGAACAACTACGAGGGTAGCTCTTGACAAGTATAACCTAACAAAATCTATAGGCTCACGGAGTGCCATGCCAAGGGCAGTCACATCAAAAGTCAAATTGTTGAGATGTTGAGGATAGAACCACTTGCACACACCTTTATCTACTCTCTTTAAGAGGCCAAATGCTTGAAATACTTTGTGGAACGCATTAAAATGTCTACTAGATGCAGTACACGTGTTTAAAAAGGGACCTCTTATTCCATTTGTTTCCATTCCTGCAAGCTTGTCTGTTGAAATTTTAGCCAACCACGTTAGGGCTCTCCTTGTCTGAGAATTTATCAATGAGTGGTGCTCCTTGAGCACACTAATGAAAAAAGAAACATTTTGTCTCTCACCGCCATGAGTTCCTTTTAAGTGAAACCCTGGCAAGTGTGTTATCTTTGAGGTATTATGAAAATGTTGTTCAGGGACACTACAACTTTCATAAAGAGGGTCAGTGTTCATACTACAAAACCACGCTGCACTAGAACTAGCCATACTATTGTCTGCAAGCTTTCGCCACTTGTGACAAGCATCACACTGAATCCATGTATCACTGTACTCAAAAAGATCACCTTCAGGCTTCCCAGGCAGCTTCTTTTGAGATACATGAGGTGTAACATCTGATGCATGCTTTGCTTCAATTAATCCTTCACCAATTTCTCTTTCCTTGGAAATcatagcttcatcttcatatgtgAAGCATAGATTTTTCTTTATCCGGCTCAAACTCCTAGTGTACTGATTTGAATGCATAGATTCCTTAAAGCATGCCTTTACAGGTGATTTCTTCACTTCCATGGAACATGAACCCTGAAGTTTAGTGATTTGCTGATTAGGATTTGACCTTCTGGCTCTTTTGGAGGAATAATCATGGTCATCACTAGTTCTACTGATATCTTGGCTCACATCCCTTTTACCCAATGTAGAACAACCAGTTATGTTATTACCACTGATCTCATAATAACCACATTTCTGATTACCATTATGTTTACACCAGACAACTTGTGCCCCATCCGGTGGATCTGCCAATGTACCTCGTGTCTTCATAATAAGAGAGAGAGTTGTTACAGTCTTACCCAATCCAGGCTCATCACAAAACATTCCTCCCCGAAAATCCCTGATGGTGGGAGCTTCCCCTGTGACAATTTCACCAGAAACAGTATTTACGTGGAAActaaggccatcttcagttgagAGAACTGCATATAAAGGGTGTGGCAAAAGCTCAGCATTTCGCTCACGATGCAACATCCACTCAACTGCTGCCCGCTGATGAGGAAACAGATTTAACTTTGTACAAGGCATTACTGAAGCAGCCAATGATCTTAGATGATGACATGTTTCAGAAACCCTAGTGAGGTCCATTGGGTCTAGGGaagataaaattttagttaaaatatcaTCAGATATTTCCCAGATGCCTGATCTGGATGAGTGATCCATAGGAATTATTTTCGAGCTATTAAACATCCGCTGTTTTCCAACGCCAGGTAGTGTCTTGAAAAGTTCATGAAGTTCAAATAGCCTTTTTCTTGAAGAACTGCTAACATGGGAATGGAGCTTGCAACAAAGTACATGACAATCAGAAAGGTTCCAAATACTCTCATTTGCTCCATGAGTCTTTCTACAATAATCTGGATATGAAAGCATTGAACTTCGCTCATCCCAATCACAGCTGCATAAGCGTTTAACTGTTAGCAaactaagaatgtcaaagacaTATGTAAAGTATATTACACAAGGAAAACAAAGGCAATAGATAGTCAACTTCaattattattacaaaattCTAAGAGTATAACTGGTGAGTTTAATAGAGATGGTATTAACTTCTATCAAAGTTATCAAACTCAAGAGTTACGTAAACTCATGAGAGTTACTtcatatggaaaaaaaaaactaatatccATAAATCACATACTAATTCAATAGCTAAATACCATAATTAAgcaaaatagttaaaaaataattccaCAATAGTAAAATAACTACATTCAGTAGTGCATGATGAGTCCAAAGTCCAccaaataaatatgttcatacAATTACAAAGGTAATTGAAAAGTCGTAGCAATTAAATAACTAGAAAGAGACAAATGTTAAGTTTCTATGTCCAATCCTCTAATGACATCATCACAATCAAGGTTGTCAAACTTGATAATCTACGTAAACTCGTGAAAGTTCTGTAGACTCAACTCGTAAACTCATAAAGTTtacttcatataaaaaaaagaaaaaaaaaacagagcactctaaataaaataacagagcactccaaataaaaaaaaaactacaccaAGTTTCCCCCAATTTAATCCACCCCAATGAAGACAAGTTAGAGTCACATAAGCCATGGCAAATCTAGTCACACCCGGTCTTATGAAGTCTCTTCCTTTTCTGAACTCTTTCAATGTGCTAATTAACATTGTTATACCATAAATGGAAGTGGTGATCCTTCTTCCATTTTTGTCCAATACAAATGCTCCCTTTTTTGCATCAACAAGTCCCGGCTGGATTAAAATTCACAGCATTATCATTAACCACTTGCACTACATTTTCCTCTCTAACAAATTCCACAACATCATCCAACATCTTAAATACTTCATCTGTTGTTTTTTAAATGTCTAAGGTATCCaatgaataaaaaaacacaGTCCCCTTAGGACTATTCACCAAAAAGTTACAAAATAGAATGCCTTTTTTTCTCTATTCACCCACTAGACATAATTGTGCAACATGTTGTCTTCCCTTGTCCTTAAGTTCTAGAAgtattaaatcaattttttcctCTGCTTGTTTCAAAAGATTCCCTAACATTATGATGAGATGGAGGTCTATAGCCAACTCCATATTCACCCATCATCTAACATTTTTTTGCAAAAGCTTGATTTTAATTACATTGAATGGAATGAAACttgtgtaaaaaaaattcagCAACTAGAGCATCAACTTCTTCTTTGTAGCCTCTTTTGATCATTTCATTTATAGTTGTGTGAACTCTCGCCTACTACTACTaactctttcttttcctttaaaatCTACCATACCTTATCTCTCTTCAACCCCCTCACTTTATTCCTAGTCTTCATCAATTATATtcaactttcttttcttcaataaAGCTTCCTTAGCCTCTGCATCAATTTTTTTAGTCAAGATTTTTATTTCTCTGAAAAAGAAGCACAGTGTTCAAAATTTTCTCTTGTTTCAGTAAGATGATGCTTGAATCAAAATATTCCCCACTCACAATCTTTGAGCAACAATTATATTTCACTTTTCTACCATTACTATTAATATCTATCTCATGCTTTCATCCAATATACAATCTATTTCCTAGAGTgttctttcttttaatttaatagaTGAGGAGGCACTCAGAATGCCTCTGTTGAGTTTGATCCACTCTCATACATACTATAAAATACTAACAATTGGAAAgtgttgaaaaaaattaaaaatatgaatttcagTTTATACtttcaattataaattaaaaaacatatacaATACTTGTTACCTAATTTTAGTTTTCAATCATATAACaaaaaacatattatataattaaactaATGCTACCTTAAATTGCTTCccaatttcaattttcaattataaatttaaaaaattatataatactaCTACCCTAAACagaagagaataaaaaataatgtgtgGTCACGAACAGTGCATTCAGGGAATAGAAGGGCTTTCCGAGAAAACAGAGCATTCTCACTATGACAATAATGTTGATGTAGTAATGGAAATATGATGAGGAGGAGTTAAGAGGAATGGATGATAGAAGCATTTTCTTTGCCACTATTCGCTGGCTCTTGATTGAGGCAACACATGCCATCCAACTTCTGTTAAATTTCTCTCTTGGTTTATGTGAGTTTCCACGTTTGattcttttctatttatatttatttgtcaTGCTCACTCTCACATAATAGCTTCAACCTATAAGTGGACTTCAACCCTAATTCAACATCAAAAAATCAATTTGTACAGTGAGGtttgcattcacttatatattatatttgattATATCTCTAATCAATGTGAGATCTCTAACACATAGCAGTCATATGCAACCACATCATCTGCCATATTTGTTCACCACCATAGGTTGTTATCCACCAATAGTGGATTCATATGACAATCCGGTCATGAAGTTCATTTATGATAAAATGGACCGAGTTAAGGAGAATATATTATTGAATGTCTTTTTAGTTCCCATATATGCTTATACAGATATCATTTGTAATCTCGTTTATTCCTACAGATATCAATTTTTTATCCCTTTAATGGGAACTAATAgggattaaaaaattatgtacaaGGACTAAATCTGACGTTTTCAAGTACGGGGACTAAAAGGGAAAGTTTTGGAACCAAATATGTAATTAATCCTAACTACAATGTAACAAACCATTACGTATGCGAATTCACCAAAATTATTAATGTAGATCTCTCTAAGCTAGCAAATTGCGAAGTTATCAGTACGTAAATTTGCTCAAACCATAAAAACCACGCCACATCATAATTGCACATTTTAATCCCAACATACTCTAACAAATGCCAACCAACAACAATACAAAACATGAAATGACTACAATATTATAAACCATTACTTATGCTTAGTAAACCAAAATTGTTCATGTTTCTTTCTAACACAGCTTACTAACAACCAAATTGCACCTAACAAGTAACAATTTCTGGAACACAATACAACGGAATTCCAAAGCGAGAACATGCGAACCTCAAATGACGAAAAACGGCGGCGGCAACCGCCCCCGACCGCGGGAACTGCCAGCCACTCCACACGTTAATAGGAAGGTACACGTCAATCAGCAGCACAACCCTAGGCGCCTCGACGCACACCACGCGTGCGTCGATTCTCATGCACTTGCGGGTGACCATAGCATGGAGCTGGTGAACCACGCTCATGCTCCCGTTCACCATCCCGACGCTGTGCGTCCTCTTGGTTTTCGATCCTCCGCCGCCGCATTGCGACGAATTCAGCACCGGAAACAAATCGACACCGGTTTGGGAGCGGAAACCGACCTCGCCATCGTCGTTGAAGACTTCGCAGCGGTCGGCGAAGGCTGGATCAGAGTCGCGGTGACTGACTGTGAGAACCGCACAGAGGAAACCGCAGAGCTTGTGGTCCGCGAAGGAGGAGTCGCTGGACATTGTGGAAGGAACCGGAGAGTGTAAATTAGGGCATGGAATGCAGTGATTCACGATTTGCTACAAATACCAGAACTTCAAAAAAAagggaagagaagaagaaaaattttGAGGATAGAAAGAACAAGAACAGAGAAGAGGGTGGAATCGTCCACGGATAAAACTCACGGTTTTTGAAACGTGGGAAATAAGTAAAGATTACTGTGGGTAAAAAGGACAAAACGACGTTGTTTCAGTGGGTTTTGCTGTTACACGGTGCGAAATGGTAGTTAGTTATAAATGCAAGTATAATCATCAgcattaattaattttcttaaaagtcAACAGAGAATAccaaagaaataataaaaattgaagcatttttaaaactaaaagaaTGAGTCCCTGTTTTAATTGGGGTGAAGTGAAAAGGAGAGAAACCCTAAACTCTGAACACATTAAGGTTGtttggaaaaaaaaacaaataaaggaaaattgatttaaaagttTACAGTGAATTTTGATTCATgtgataaaattaaatttaattatatataaatgtattagaaaatcatttataaaagaattaaaaataaagttaaattaaaattaaaatataaaaatattataacattttaaaaaataaaagaattatatttcagagtaaaaatattttaaaatcaattatcaaaagttaaattaattaatttttttatttactattctaatttttttcttttagttatttatttattagaatataaaatatatattaacaaaacactgaacttattttatttaatttcgctaattatttttaaaacttttattttaactagtatttttattacattaatatataattttattatttttatggatAACTAACTaactgaaaatagaaaaataacacatatatctttttaaatagtattaaaaaatatgtaattatgtttcaaaataaaataaagaaaagttatgctcttatttattttattaaataaattattttttaattattataggaTGAAATTATCCAATTAAAACATGATATCAAATAAAGTTATCAAATAATGTATCATCTTTATATAATGTTAtagataattattaaaataaaaaatattattaaattataaaaaaatataaaaagtaattttataattttatttagataatatttttcattaataattagattatattttataaaataattaattatatgtttaaaCATTTATTTCAAAGGAAAgttagatataaaaaattatttagtttttcgTTATTTAATACATTAAGATTCAAAATTTCATCGCTTTTTCTATATGAATCTAATATTTAGGTAgttgaaaataagaaaatttattaaagtaaACCTAGATTTCGTACGGAAGGCTCAAAATAGTAACAGAAACATACatacattaaaaattaaattaaacattcaattttactttattaaaataaaataatacggTAGAAAAACACGAACGCAGTAACGTTGATTtgcacatgttttttttttctaattaaaaataaataaataactctttttcaattattttttattttttcatcttAAAAAATGGAGTATTAAAGttaagaaaaatcaaatattgTTTCTAAAGAATAAGCTAAGCAAAAAACGAAACAAATAAATGGCCAGAGACAGCGTCCTCACTCGCGTGGCGACCGGAGCCGCCGTGGGCGGTGCTATTGGCGGCGCAGTCGGTGAGATTATAGTTCTTATCCTCTGTTTGGTTGCCTCCTTCTCACTAAGCCAAACACGGCACATCTTTCGCTTTCTTCTTCGTTTAATCTTGTGAATGTTGAAATTGGGTGTGTTGAATGCAGGTGCCGTTTATGGGACTTACGATGCAATTAGGTATAAGGTATGTGATTCAATTCCTCTATTTTTCAAATGAGTGAATTGAAAAATGCAATTTACCTCTTTTATAATTTGATTGGTGGCTATTCTGTCTCAAAACGCAATGTGGATGATGGGTAAGGTTTTAATTAATGAAGAATTGGGGGAAAAAAGGTTGCTTTGTTTTGCTTGAAGGAAATCATATTGGAGTCGAAAGCTATTTCACTGGGAAATCGAGTGTGTttctgattatttttttaacttatctTAACCCTAATTAAGTGCACAATGAATGTAATATGAAGCTGCTAATTTAGGGACTTTGCAACTTAGTTAACTAAGTGTCATTATTAAGAGAACAGTTCTGATGAGGAATTTAACTGATTaagatcaaagaaaaaaaaaatgagaaaaatgaagaaagaacATTTAGGCTTTTATTTGTTCTTCTACTAGAATTGAATCAGAATGTGGGCAAAATGGAAGACATATTGACTGAAACCCTCTTTCTCTTGACTTGTGTGTGTCCCCATTTCCCCTTTCTAATAATGGCCTTTGTCTCAAAAACACTTCGCCGTTCCAAAGTTTCACTTTGTCATCAAGACGAAATTTAGCATGTGAGAATATCATTTATTTGTCTACTAGAGTTAGTTTCACAGCAGCTCATTACCTGTAATTCAGTTAGCGGAAGGGAAATAATGTCTCAAATTTTAACCAACTGTTAGACTGTAGTTAGGATTCATGTACtataaatatatactataaacaCAAACTCAGTaccaattttattatttttcaatcaacAGAAAGTTGTCTAAAAATCTCTCGTGTCACTAAAATCAACATAGTCCAGATCGTAGGAAATCACTATGGCTTCTCTCATTCCGCCACCTTCCCTGTCTGTAACCTCTTCTGTCCCACTCAGTTTTTCTCGTGTATTTTCTGAGAAACTCAATGGAGATAATTTTCTTCTTTGGCTTTAACAAATTGCCAGTTATCAAAGGCCTTAGGCTTGTCTTGTTCATCCTAAAACTCCACCACATCTTCTCATTGAAGATAATTGTGACACGGGTGCTCTTAATTCTGCATACCTAGCTTGGGAACAACAAGACCAGTTATTCTTGTCATGGCTTCAATCTACCTGTTGTAAGCACAAACTCAGTAccaattgtttatttttctcgTTTTTTAATATACAGAAAGttctttaaattttcttttgttttctttgaaCCAAAAATAGCAGCCATATCATCTACATTCCTCCATTAATTTTTTGACATAAATGATTCAAGCCATATTTTATCACCCTTTGCAGCAAAGCCCTTTCTTTTTGAGTTCATTTGTATTTTTGCATCAACGTATCTCTTCAACTCCTCCTTGGCTTCCCCAACTACCATTTGTGCTGACTATTGCAGATTCTATCCCCGAACCTTCTGTTTGGGTTGATTTCTCCTGGTTTCCTTTCCTAGAgtgaaaattatttattgttgttttggATGATTAGTAACTTCTAAATGCAACCCTTTATCCCTTCCTGAAATTTCCATGTTTTTAATATGCAGTTCCTGTTATCTTTTCACATAGCAAAATTCATCATCTTTGGTAAAGAATCTACCCTGCCCCTCTAAATGTTGCCCTGAGTTCTTCCTTCAATCCATTAAGAAAAACACTCCCATAAGAAATTCAGGATCAGTACTTGGGGACGGTCTTGTGTAGAGCTCACACTGCTCTTGGTATCCTTGCCAGGTGTTGTGAGGCCCATTGTCGTAGGGAAAATGTGTAGATGATAAGGTGATATACCTTTCTTGAAAGATAAAACTCATCCTGTCTTGGGATTTTCTTATAAAGAAACAAATTGcttatatttgaaaattatttatgcctATTAGTATTATTTGTATAGTGTTTGGATTGGTAATTTGAAAAGGGCAATTAATTTTTATAgagattttaaaatgttatgCTGTTTGGGTaagtaattttaaaagaaaatgaaattttagAATTTCATGAGAGTAATTGGATTACTTAAAATTAgagaatttgatttttttcatattttaaaattcttgTGTTTTCTCTTCATATTTTGTCCTCAATTCGATTTTGGTTGGGatactttttaaattgatatggAGTAGAGCGTTTTTATTGATttcaataagttttttttatttaaattgttagGAATCTTTTTGGTGCTTTTGTTGTAGACTACTATGTTATTATGCACCCAATATTAGCCTAGGGTTTTCTTAATCAATGTTGGGTTGGGGAGGCTATTTTTTGACATGTGaactatatttttcttattgtcTGTCTGTCGTGGTTATTGTTTTGTTGATATCTgcaatgattattttttatcatggAAACCAATGTTAGTTTTTGTCAATAGATTGTTAGGATTATTTTTCTAATGCTAAATAGGAAAACTTTCAACTAACATTAACTAGGATTGTCTCTTGCTAGTGCCAACTGATGGAATTTTTCAGCCAACAATTTGGTGATAGTTGAAATACTTTATCCAAACAaggaaaattaaaattcaataaataagaATTGTCTTATCTAAACAaaacatttgaaaaataaaataagttaaaataagATCAATTGAAATTCAATGTATCTGACTGtgtaaaaaaatgtgaaattcCCTATCCAAATGCAAGGTTAGGCTTGACATCATATGAACATTTTGAAGCCTTAATAAGTTGTTTTGAGAAGGTTGGGCATATCTGTGTTTACGTGACAACTAGGAAGCATCAATTAGTACTTACGGTGTCTAATACTATGAGTTACACATACTGACCGTTGTAAATAGGTGATGAATATGGTGTTTTAATCAGATTTACATATCTATGTAAAAAGATGGTGATAaaaccttttgttttgattctcAAACATTACAAGAAGTATTTAGTTAAACAAGTCATTGATTGTCATCTTAATTTACAATGTCGAAGAAAAGACAAGGATAATATACTCATCATTTCCATGTTGTGGGTAGTCGAGTGTATACAATTATGATATTAGAAAGTATCTTACGAATTAACTATTTTAGGCTCCTCAGTCCTTTTTGCATTTGTATCTAATATTCAAACTTGAACTACTTCTCAGTCATATGCATGCTCCAACCGTGAGGCATTTAAAGGATTATATTATCTATTGAGTATGTGTTGGCTATCTCTCTCTGTatgtatatatgtgtgtgtttgtCTGGTTATCTTGAAAGTGCAATTGCTTGTATTCTCAGTTGATGTAGCTTCTGTTGTTTAGTTTCTCATATTTGATGTTGAAACCATGCAGGTTCCTGGATTCCTCAAGATAAGGCATATTGGACAGACCACTCTAGGGAGTGCAGCTGTATT includes:
- the LOC137834800 gene encoding uncharacterized protein — protein: MARDSVLTRVATGAAVGGAIGGAVGAVYGTYDAIRYKVPGFLKIRHIGQTTLGSAAVFSLFLAAGTLIRSH
- the LOC137834799 gene encoding F-box protein At3g54460: MSSDSSFADHKLCGFLCAVLTVSHRDSDPAFADRCEVFNDDGEVGFRSQTGVDLFPVLNSSQCGGGGSKTKRTHSVGMVNGSMSVVHQLHAMVTRKCMRIDARVVCVEAPRVVLLIDVYLPINVWSGWQFPRSGAVAAAVFRHLSCDWDERSSMLSYPDYCRKTHGANESIWNLSDCHVLCCKLHSHVSSSSRKRLFELHELFKTLPGVGKQRMFNSSKIIPMDHSSRSGIWEISDDILTKILSSLDPMDLTRVSETCHHLRSLAASVMPCTKLNLFPHQRAAVEWMLHRERNAELLPHPLYAVLSTEDGLSFHVNTVSGEIVTGEAPTIRDFRGGMFCDEPGLGKTVTTLSLIMKTRGTLADPPDGAQVVWCKHNGNQKCGYYEISGNNITGCSTLGKRDVSQDISRTSDDHDYSSKRARRSNPNQQITKLQGSCSMEVKKSPVKACFKESMHSNQYTRSLSRIKKNLCFTYEDEAMISKEREIGEGLIEAKHASDVTPHVSQKKLPGKPEGDLFEYSDTWIQCDACHKWRKLADNSMASSSAAWFCSMNTDPLYESCSVPEQHFHNTSKITHLPGFHLKGTHGGERQNVSFFISVLKEHHSLINSQTRRALTWLAKISTDKLAGMETNGIRGPFLNTCTASSRHFNAFHKVFQAFGLLKRVDKGVCKWFYPQHLNNLTFDVTALGMALREPIDFVRLYLSRATLVVVPANLVDHWKTQIEKHVRPGQLRIYVWTDHRKPSLHCLAWDYDVVLTTFSRLSAEWGPRKKSVLMQVHWFRVILDEGHTLGSSLNLTNKLQMAISLIASNRWILTGTPTPNTPNSQLPHLQPLLRFLHEESYGLNQKSWEAGVLRPFEAEMEEGRSRLLHLLHKCMISARKADLQSIPPCIKKIVYLDFNEEHARSYNELVITVRRNILMADWNDPSHVESLLNPKQWKFRRATIKNVRLSCCVAGHIKVTHAGEDIQETMDILVQSGLDPTSGEYSSIRCNLLYGGHCVRCKEWCRLPVITPCWHLLCLDCVSIDHTKCTYPGCSKLYEMQSRLPRPENPNPKWPVPKDLIELQPSYKQDNWDPDWQSTSSTKVSYLVQKLKALQGTNEETSFSSNDEMPIENSFSLHRDDKSAFQKCSKSSTKTNFNLEKVLIFSQFLEHIHVIEQQLTIAGIKYTGMYSPMHSSNKKKSLAVFQHDSSCMALLMDGSAALGLDLSFVTHVFLMEPIWDRSMEEQVISRAHRMGASRPIHVETLAMRGTIEEQMLGFLQEADKCRRTPIKDVAESEDDGGGRGYKSLHDFAESSYLLKLRSVYTNSESPEGVLIDQHQASTN